In the genome of Limnobaculum zhutongyuii, one region contains:
- the phnD gene encoding phosphate/phosphite/phosphonate ABC transporter substrate-binding protein — protein sequence MTKITTRVLFYWLTVQMILAAGLLFSSAMAADCSYRGDLDDRYCDENRDMVADTPTDPKELKNPGTLVFSYTPVEDPAVYKDAFADFQKYLSDKTGKKVIYYSVHSNSAQVEAMRSGRLHIAGFSTGPTGYAVNLAGYVPIAVKGTEKEFQGYNLIVLVKADSPYKTMDDLKGKVVAHTSVSSNSGNLAPRALFPKIGITPDEDYKVVYSGKHDQSVMGVLSGDYDAAPVASDVYERMVEAGRVKAKDFRTIYTSARFPTSAFGYAYDLDPELVAKIKAAFASYRFPPEMQETFGGADRFYPINYKDDWQVVRDIAFATGTAYSKNGLQQLAEKEAADAAKKRQAESAGAKAQ from the coding sequence ATGACCAAAATAACAACCAGAGTCTTATTCTACTGGCTGACCGTACAAATGATCCTGGCGGCTGGACTGCTGTTCTCATCCGCCATGGCTGCTGACTGTAGTTACAGAGGCGATCTGGACGACCGCTACTGTGATGAAAACCGTGATATGGTGGCAGATACGCCCACCGACCCCAAAGAGCTGAAAAATCCCGGAACCTTAGTATTTAGCTATACGCCGGTAGAAGATCCGGCAGTGTATAAAGATGCCTTCGCTGACTTCCAGAAATACCTGTCCGACAAAACCGGTAAAAAAGTGATCTATTACTCTGTTCACTCTAACTCGGCTCAGGTTGAAGCAATGCGTTCTGGTCGTCTGCATATTGCCGGTTTCTCTACCGGTCCAACAGGCTATGCCGTCAACTTAGCTGGTTATGTCCCTATCGCGGTTAAAGGCACAGAAAAAGAGTTTCAGGGTTACAACCTGATTGTGCTGGTAAAAGCCGATAGTCCATACAAAACTATGGACGACTTAAAAGGTAAAGTGGTTGCTCACACCTCCGTTTCCTCCAACTCAGGTAACCTGGCGCCTCGTGCCCTGTTCCCAAAAATCGGCATCACTCCGGATGAAGACTACAAAGTGGTTTACTCCGGTAAACATGACCAATCGGTTATGGGAGTCCTCAGCGGTGACTATGATGCGGCACCCGTTGCATCAGACGTTTACGAGCGCATGGTTGAGGCAGGTCGCGTGAAAGCTAAAGACTTCCGCACCATCTATACCAGCGCGCGCTTCCCAACCTCTGCTTTTGGTTATGCTTACGATCTGGATCCTGAACTGGTAGCCAAAATAAAAGCGGCCTTTGCCTCTTATCGCTTCCCACCAGAAATGCAGGAAACCTTTGGTGGTGCTGACCGTTTCTATCCAATTAACTATAAAGATGACTGGCAGGTAGTACGTGATATTGCCTTTGCTACCGGCACCGCCTATAGCAAAAACGGCCTGCAACAGTTAGCTGAAAAAGAAGCCGCTGACGCCGCTAAAAAACGTCAGGCTGAATCGGCTGGTGCCAAAGCACAGTAA
- a CDS encoding 3-hydroxyacyl-CoA dehydrogenase NAD-binding domain-containing protein yields the protein MKVGVIGAGAMGAGIAQVFAAAEGFTVVLADIKQEFAEKGKNNIVTSLNKLVDKDKIAADRAKAIASNIAPGLPEDVSDCDLIIEAIVENIDVKRQLFNNLKNICRPDAIFASNTSSLSITELSAGVDRQVIGLHFFNPAPVMALVEIVVGLGTTDEMVTKMQEIVQQVGKVAVISKDAPGFIVNRVLIPMVNEAIGIYADGTASAEDIDTAMKLGANHPMGPLALGDLIGLDVCLAIMEVLYSETGDSKYRPHILLRKMVRGGALGRKSKKGFYSYA from the coding sequence ATGAAAGTAGGCGTTATCGGTGCTGGCGCAATGGGTGCGGGCATTGCTCAGGTGTTTGCTGCTGCGGAAGGCTTCACTGTGGTTCTCGCTGATATTAAGCAAGAATTTGCAGAGAAGGGAAAAAACAACATCGTCACCTCACTGAATAAACTGGTGGATAAAGATAAAATCGCAGCAGACCGTGCTAAAGCGATTGCCTCCAACATTGCTCCCGGTTTGCCAGAAGATGTTTCCGACTGTGATCTCATCATCGAAGCGATCGTCGAAAATATTGATGTTAAACGCCAGCTGTTTAACAACCTGAAAAACATCTGCCGACCTGACGCCATTTTCGCCTCTAATACCTCTTCACTGTCCATTACTGAACTGAGCGCCGGAGTGGATCGTCAGGTTATCGGACTGCACTTTTTCAACCCGGCCCCCGTAATGGCACTGGTAGAAATTGTCGTAGGTTTAGGTACCACCGATGAGATGGTGACCAAAATGCAGGAGATCGTCCAGCAGGTTGGTAAAGTTGCCGTTATCTCTAAAGATGCGCCGGGATTTATCGTTAATCGGGTGCTGATTCCTATGGTTAATGAAGCCATTGGCATCTATGCCGATGGTACCGCCAGCGCAGAGGATATTGATACCGCGATGAAGCTGGGAGCCAATCACCCTATGGGACCACTGGCGCTGGGCGATTTAATCGGTCTGGATGTCTGTCTTGCTATTATGGAAGTACTTTACTCAGAAACTGGCGACTCAAAATATCGCCCTCACATTCTGCTGCGTAAGATGGTCAGAGGTGGAGCATTGGGGAGAAAGAGTAAGAAAGGATTCTATAGCTACGCCTGA
- a CDS encoding heavy metal translocating P-type ATPase: protein MTHSYTVKPVHQLPGRLRVRIVQLREQPDVAGWLKTHLLSFTGVKMVRLRPAAASAVLTYHTSKTDAEKLLAQLNAIDWDSATDSEYEAEYCGGDNLLNLAGLAATQFLPKRWSALPAMALMAPTIAEGVESLCQRELKVEVLDALALSLSIARGDYRTAMLTQSLLTLGEYFEQETSRHSDELLSELMQPQYHSVWVERDGESQEINAEELVNGDVMLLGPGDNIPADGSVLRGIGLINQASMTGESVPVRREAGAWVFAGTQVQDGNIAVRAERVGDESSTANIRRFITESLGQRSETQQVTQRMADRRVAITLGAGAGVFALTRDWNRLASVFLVDYSCALKLSTPIAFKSVMYKAATSGLLLKGGRAIEQLADIDTVVFDKTGTLTYGDMLVTDVVSFDPKHTWAKRLLAIAASVEEHSNHPLARAVVSAAQEHELPHINHGEVEYVIAHGLISELDGNRMVIGSRHFLREHYHIDFSPFQTQIEELEEQGRHLLFISLNEQLVGMIGLQDNVRDEAAQVISQLRELGIKNVILLTGDKQHKAEQMAKDLGIDQFFAEATPESKVSVVQSLQEQGCRVMFVGDGVNDAPVLTQADVGLAMNQSTELAQQAADAVLLQDSLHGVVTARELAVDAMKLVNSNIKLTEWINSAIMLAAAMGRLSPTLSALLHNGTTIGVLLRSLAARK from the coding sequence ATGACCCATTCATATACCGTTAAGCCAGTCCACCAACTACCTGGTCGACTGAGAGTGCGCATTGTTCAGTTGCGAGAGCAACCGGACGTTGCCGGATGGCTTAAAACCCATCTGCTCTCTTTCACTGGAGTGAAAATGGTGCGCCTGCGCCCGGCAGCGGCTTCTGCCGTATTAACTTATCACACCAGTAAAACTGATGCGGAAAAGCTGTTAGCACAGTTGAATGCCATTGATTGGGATTCAGCCACTGACAGTGAGTACGAAGCGGAATATTGCGGTGGTGATAATTTGCTAAATCTGGCCGGTTTGGCCGCAACCCAGTTTTTACCTAAGCGCTGGTCTGCACTGCCAGCAATGGCATTAATGGCGCCCACCATTGCCGAAGGCGTTGAGTCACTGTGCCAGCGTGAACTAAAGGTTGAAGTACTGGATGCGCTGGCGCTTAGCCTGTCGATTGCTCGCGGTGATTACCGAACGGCAATGTTGACGCAGTCGTTGCTGACGCTGGGGGAATATTTTGAGCAAGAAACCAGCCGTCATTCTGATGAACTACTGTCTGAGCTGATGCAGCCGCAGTATCACTCGGTTTGGGTTGAACGCGATGGTGAAAGTCAGGAAATCAATGCAGAAGAGCTGGTAAACGGCGATGTCATGCTGCTGGGGCCTGGCGATAATATTCCTGCAGATGGTAGCGTATTGCGCGGTATTGGTTTAATTAATCAGGCATCCATGACCGGAGAAAGCGTGCCGGTACGCCGTGAAGCCGGTGCCTGGGTATTTGCCGGAACTCAGGTTCAGGACGGTAACATTGCGGTACGTGCTGAGCGAGTAGGGGACGAGTCTTCAACGGCAAATATTCGTCGTTTTATTACCGAATCACTCGGTCAGCGCAGTGAAACTCAACAGGTTACCCAAAGAATGGCCGATCGCCGAGTGGCTATTACTCTGGGGGCGGGTGCTGGCGTATTTGCACTGACTCGCGACTGGAATCGTCTGGCCTCGGTATTCTTAGTCGACTACTCCTGCGCTTTAAAACTGAGTACGCCAATTGCGTTTAAATCGGTAATGTACAAAGCGGCAACCTCCGGGCTATTGCTCAAAGGAGGCCGTGCCATTGAGCAACTGGCAGATATCGATACCGTGGTGTTCGATAAAACCGGTACCCTGACATACGGGGATATGCTGGTAACTGATGTAGTTAGTTTTGACCCGAAACATACCTGGGCTAAACGGCTATTGGCAATCGCCGCGTCGGTAGAAGAACACAGCAATCACCCTCTGGCGCGCGCGGTAGTAAGCGCGGCGCAGGAACACGAGCTGCCGCATATTAATCACGGCGAAGTGGAGTATGTGATTGCTCACGGATTAATTTCCGAGCTTGATGGTAACCGCATGGTGATCGGCAGTCGTCATTTCCTGCGAGAGCATTACCATATTGATTTCTCTCCGTTCCAGACTCAAATCGAAGAGTTGGAAGAGCAGGGCCGCCATCTGTTGTTTATTAGTCTTAATGAGCAATTGGTGGGTATGATTGGTCTGCAGGATAATGTGCGCGATGAAGCTGCACAGGTCATCAGCCAACTGCGTGAGTTAGGCATTAAGAATGTTATTTTGTTAACCGGCGATAAACAGCACAAAGCCGAGCAAATGGCTAAAGATCTCGGCATTGACCAGTTCTTCGCTGAAGCAACGCCGGAAAGTAAAGTTAGCGTGGTTCAGTCATTGCAGGAACAGGGCTGTCGCGTGATGTTCGTTGGCGATGGCGTTAATGATGCACCGGTACTGACTCAGGCAGATGTTGGTCTGGCGATGAACCAAAGCACAGAACTAGCTCAACAGGCGGCGGATGCGGTACTGTTGCAAGACTCTCTGCACGGTGTAGTAACGGCCCGTGAGCTGGCCGTTGATGCAATGAAGCTGGTGAACAGCAACATTAAGCTAACCGAGTGGATTAACAGCGCCATTATGTTAGCAGCAGCGATGGGACGACTATCCCCGACATTGAGTGCCCTGTTGCATAATGGAACCACCATTGGGGTATTGTTGAGATCGCTTGCCGCGAGGAAATAA
- the phnC gene encoding phosphonate ABC transporter ATP-binding protein encodes MSMSPSLSPQNSLHNYLSIRQLNHAYRAGKPILKDINIDIDQPGIVAIIGPSGTGKSTLLRCINRLITPTTGEILFQHADLVKVQGKALRHLRRQIGMVFQEYNLVERLSVIENVLTGRLGYMNAWQAWRRKFLQEDIDRAFELLGHVGLTEFATQRADSLSGGQRQRVGIARALMQNPHILLADEPTSSLDPKTAVEIMELMDKLAASKGIPTLVNIHDVKLAQRFAKRIIGMSGGRVVYDGPAQGITDTHLKEIYGGESWLV; translated from the coding sequence ATGTCTATGTCACCATCGCTTTCACCACAAAATTCGCTACACAATTACCTCAGCATCCGGCAGCTTAATCATGCCTATCGGGCAGGAAAACCGATTCTGAAAGACATCAATATCGATATTGACCAGCCCGGTATTGTGGCCATTATCGGTCCATCCGGTACCGGAAAAAGCACCCTGCTACGCTGCATCAATCGCCTGATTACGCCAACTACCGGAGAGATTCTGTTTCAGCATGCGGATTTGGTTAAAGTTCAGGGTAAAGCCTTGCGTCATCTGCGCCGCCAGATAGGCATGGTGTTTCAGGAATACAATCTGGTAGAACGCCTGAGCGTGATTGAAAACGTATTAACCGGACGCCTTGGCTATATGAATGCCTGGCAGGCGTGGCGGCGCAAATTTTTACAGGAAGATATCGATCGCGCCTTTGAACTGTTAGGTCATGTTGGGCTAACAGAATTCGCTACCCAACGGGCGGATAGTCTGTCCGGAGGCCAGCGTCAACGGGTAGGTATCGCCAGAGCATTAATGCAAAATCCTCATATTCTGCTGGCCGATGAGCCAACCTCATCTCTAGACCCGAAAACCGCAGTAGAAATTATGGAGCTGATGGATAAGCTGGCGGCCAGCAAGGGCATTCCTACTCTGGTTAATATTCATGATGTAAAACTGGCCCAGCGTTTTGCCAAACGCATCATCGGCATGAGCGGTGGACGCGTAGTTTACGACGGCCCGGCTCAGGGCATCACCGACACCCACCTGAAAGAAATCTACGGAGGTGAGTCATGGCTGGTGTAA
- a CDS encoding aminopeptidase: MKQWITQQCRLLMLVVLGSLIVSGCSVRSISNADNGRNQFYAGELSDQDVLGAMPKQGISDADIKTALNNSRYTFRLPKDSSILLIQSGAMTPDAEMQKALKEYYSVAVFSGIPPNSQRYRGYNAQPVTEETTDYPRLLRLTAANGGQDKIIVYWGQLESGSENEVTKVVSWVPFVGGVLPDETQHMRIVLRVALIDVLSGRWVTFTPEVFENSSVSGRYNRDSKDLKQIMELKAQAYDAAAKEIFERYGR, from the coding sequence ATGAAACAATGGATAACACAACAGTGTCGCTTATTGATGCTGGTGGTTTTAGGTTCGCTGATAGTGTCAGGATGTTCGGTGCGCTCTATTTCTAATGCAGATAATGGGCGTAACCAGTTTTATGCCGGTGAGTTATCGGATCAGGATGTACTGGGTGCAATGCCAAAGCAGGGTATCAGCGATGCAGATATTAAAACTGCACTGAATAATTCTCGCTATACCTTCCGTTTGCCGAAAGACTCCTCCATTTTACTGATTCAGTCTGGGGCCATGACGCCGGATGCTGAAATGCAAAAAGCGCTAAAAGAGTATTATTCAGTGGCGGTATTCTCCGGGATTCCACCAAATTCTCAACGTTATCGTGGTTACAACGCTCAGCCGGTAACGGAAGAGACGACGGATTATCCACGCCTGCTGCGTTTAACCGCAGCCAACGGTGGGCAGGATAAGATCATCGTTTACTGGGGGCAGTTAGAAAGCGGTTCAGAGAACGAAGTGACTAAAGTGGTTTCCTGGGTACCGTTTGTGGGTGGGGTGCTGCCAGATGAAACGCAACATATGCGCATTGTGCTGCGGGTCGCATTGATTGATGTGCTGAGCGGACGTTGGGTGACATTTACGCCGGAAGTATTTGAAAACTCATCGGTTAGCGGTCGCTATAATCGGGATTCAAAAGATCTGAAACAGATAATGGAACTGAAAGCTCAGGCCTATGATGCTGCGGCTAAAGAGATTTTTGAACGCTACGGGCGCTAG
- the phnE gene encoding phosphonate ABC transporter, permease protein PhnE has translation MAGVTPYSNPFKTNWLMRAGTLVVAGYILYAFSTMGLNFQRMAIGMEHAERLLSRMFPPNFERWELLLHDLMESLQIAIIASAVGIIISLFVGLFAARNLMPNIISAPARVVIAVCRTFHPVIIAILFVKSVGFGALAGILTLIVASIGFIAKLFAEAIEEISLKQVEAIRATGASFVSLILFAVLPQVFSRFIGFSTYQLDSNLRNSTMVGLVGAGGLGGTLFSAFQRFDYDFVTAILLTIIALILLGEALSNLVRRVFSS, from the coding sequence ATGGCTGGTGTAACTCCCTATTCAAATCCGTTTAAAACTAATTGGTTGATGCGCGCTGGTACTCTGGTGGTAGCGGGATATATTCTGTATGCGTTCAGTACCATGGGGCTCAATTTCCAGCGCATGGCTATCGGTATGGAACACGCCGAACGCCTGCTCAGTCGTATGTTTCCACCCAATTTTGAACGTTGGGAACTGCTGCTGCACGATTTAATGGAGAGCCTGCAAATAGCGATTATCGCCAGCGCAGTTGGCATTATTATTTCACTGTTTGTCGGGCTGTTTGCCGCCCGAAACCTGATGCCCAATATTATCAGTGCGCCAGCACGAGTGGTGATTGCGGTTTGTCGTACTTTCCATCCGGTAATTATCGCTATTTTATTTGTGAAATCAGTGGGTTTTGGCGCACTGGCAGGGATTCTAACCCTCATCGTCGCTTCTATTGGTTTTATCGCTAAACTGTTTGCTGAGGCGATTGAAGAAATATCCCTTAAACAGGTAGAAGCCATCCGGGCCACCGGAGCCAGCTTTGTCAGCCTGATTCTGTTTGCGGTACTGCCGCAGGTTTTTTCCCGCTTTATCGGTTTTTCGACCTACCAGTTAGACTCAAACCTGCGTAACTCTACCATGGTTGGTTTGGTGGGTGCCGGTGGTCTGGGCGGTACGCTGTTCTCCGCCTTCCAGCGTTTTGATTACGACTTCGTCACCGCTATTCTGCTCACCATTATTGCTCTGATTCTGCTGGGTGAAGCCCTGTCTAATCTGGTACGGAGGGTCTTTTCATCATGA
- a CDS encoding YtxH domain-containing protein, whose protein sequence is MKQPNNPYYYNPYYNPYAPYPMDQSAPQTPYRADNSRAHLITGIVAGAAIAYLLSNRNVQKSIGATANKAWGAVRGEVEELKERLADVQAELDYYREKDQDSE, encoded by the coding sequence ATGAAACAGCCGAATAATCCTTACTACTATAACCCTTACTACAATCCTTACGCGCCTTATCCGATGGACCAGTCAGCACCGCAAACCCCTTATCGGGCGGACAATAGTCGGGCTCATCTGATTACCGGTATCGTCGCCGGTGCTGCGATTGCTTATCTGCTGTCTAACCGCAATGTACAAAAGAGCATTGGCGCAACGGCTAACAAAGCCTGGGGCGCGGTTCGTGGTGAAGTAGAAGAGCTGAAAGAGCGTCTGGCGGATGTTCAGGCAGAGCTGGATTACTATCGCGAAAAAGATCAGGACAGCGAGTAA
- the phnE gene encoding phosphonate ABC transporter, permease protein PhnE, which yields MTMNTAPANYQRFTPLQRAARYLVYVIMLASLFASLRTVEVIPEFLYDAPTQMADMFERMWPLDVAAYPGTIHQALMETLNIATLGTLLCLILAVLLALLNARNVMPSRIVNWLAQTCLVTSRSVNSLVWALLFVAIFGPGTIAGVLAVALRSVGFVGKLLAEALEEINMGSIEALKATGASMPSILVKGYWPQVVPAFFSIVLFRWDINVRESAVLGLVGAGGIGVVLNDAMNLFQWQLVATILVSILVVVLLAEWVVVRVRKKLI from the coding sequence ATGACTATGAATACTGCTCCGGCCAACTATCAGCGCTTTACGCCGCTCCAGCGGGCGGCCCGCTATTTAGTCTATGTCATCATGCTGGCATCGCTGTTTGCTTCGCTAAGAACCGTTGAGGTCATTCCTGAGTTTCTTTACGATGCACCGACCCAAATGGCCGATATGTTTGAACGCATGTGGCCACTGGATGTAGCCGCTTATCCAGGCACCATCCATCAGGCGTTAATGGAAACCCTGAATATTGCCACGCTGGGTACTTTGCTTTGTCTGATACTGGCGGTACTCCTGGCGCTGCTGAACGCCCGTAATGTGATGCCGTCGAGAATCGTTAACTGGCTGGCGCAAACCTGTCTGGTAACATCCCGCTCGGTTAACTCGCTGGTATGGGCACTACTGTTCGTGGCTATTTTCGGCCCCGGAACTATTGCTGGTGTTCTGGCAGTAGCGCTGCGCTCCGTTGGTTTTGTGGGTAAACTGCTGGCAGAAGCGTTAGAAGAGATCAATATGGGCAGTATTGAAGCGTTGAAAGCAACGGGGGCTTCAATGCCCAGTATTCTGGTAAAAGGTTACTGGCCACAGGTAGTACCCGCATTCTTCAGTATTGTGCTGTTTCGTTGGGATATTAACGTGCGAGAATCTGCGGTGCTTGGTTTAGTGGGCGCAGGCGGCATTGGCGTAGTACTTAACGATGCGATGAACCTGTTCCAGTGGCAATTAGTAGCAACCATTCTGGTCAGTATTTTAGTGGTCGTTTTGTTAGCGGAATGGGTTGTTGTTCGCGTACGCAAAAAATTAATCTAA
- a CDS encoding histidine phosphatase family protein translates to MILRNQYYVLRHGHSLANQQKIIVSDIQHGQHAYGLSPVGINQVIQTLENWPYPIPDLIFHSDFKRAAETAGIVADYFNRQAKSTAALRERHFGEFELRDDSHYPLVWKQDEENLTDSFAQVEQLSAVCEREMAFIHALEQQYAQKKILLVGHGDPLQILLTHFQQKPLSQHRDLAPLMTAEVRKLNGELQSQAALSNA, encoded by the coding sequence ATGATTTTGAGAAACCAATATTATGTACTGCGTCACGGTCACAGTTTAGCCAACCAACAAAAGATCATCGTTAGTGATATTCAGCATGGGCAACATGCCTATGGTTTATCTCCGGTAGGTATCAATCAGGTTATCCAGACTCTGGAAAACTGGCCCTATCCCATTCCGGATCTCATTTTTCACTCCGACTTTAAACGTGCAGCAGAAACCGCCGGGATTGTCGCCGATTATTTTAATCGTCAGGCTAAATCTACCGCGGCACTGCGTGAACGCCATTTCGGCGAGTTTGAACTGCGGGATGACAGTCACTATCCACTCGTCTGGAAACAGGACGAAGAAAATCTGACGGATTCATTCGCTCAGGTAGAACAGCTCAGCGCCGTTTGTGAGCGTGAAATGGCGTTTATCCATGCGTTGGAACAACAATACGCTCAGAAAAAGATTTTGCTGGTTGGTCATGGCGATCCCTTACAGATTCTGCTGACCCACTTCCAACAGAAGCCTTTGAGCCAACACCGGGATTTAGCCCCACTTATGACCGCAGAAGTCAGGAAGTTAAACGGAGAATTACAATCACAGGCTGCATTGAGTAATGCCTGA
- a CDS encoding HMA2 domain-containing protein: MSSPYVHQTQNRVRIRSDYIQQHAAEVTDLIAKLELVPGITEIQYRRYAGSVAIRFDSKVISAAALLETVESYGWLENSEERDFINNAVRLGAKTLLKGIALTTLKRTLGGSLVSAVAAIAR, translated from the coding sequence ATGAGTAGTCCATATGTTCATCAGACACAAAACCGTGTTCGCATTCGTTCTGATTATATTCAACAGCATGCTGCTGAAGTGACAGATTTGATTGCAAAACTGGAGTTAGTGCCGGGAATCACAGAGATTCAATACCGTCGCTACGCGGGTTCTGTGGCAATTCGTTTCGACAGCAAAGTGATCAGTGCCGCGGCCCTGTTGGAAACGGTAGAAAGCTATGGCTGGCTGGAAAACAGCGAAGAGCGCGATTTCATCAATAATGCAGTACGCCTGGGGGCTAAAACCTTGCTGAAAGGTATTGCCTTAACCACGTTGAAGCGCACACTAGGTGGTTCACTGGTTAGCGCTGTTGCCGCTATTGCCAGATAA
- a CDS encoding HMA2 domain-containing protein codes for MSSDSFSGLMALRRFVELAHHIPGRIRLRFTNKLVAGLSKSKLSALEELCGKDNCLRSYTLNSATGSLLLEYDAKRLPPKLLEQLFGDDDRIAEQALTEILPIISPPESN; via the coding sequence ATGAGTTCTGATAGTTTTAGTGGGTTAATGGCGCTGCGCCGTTTTGTTGAGCTTGCCCACCATATCCCTGGCCGCATCAGGCTGCGCTTTACCAATAAGCTGGTGGCCGGGCTGAGTAAAAGTAAGTTATCTGCATTAGAAGAACTTTGTGGCAAAGATAATTGTTTACGCAGCTATACCCTTAATAGTGCAACCGGAAGTCTATTATTAGAGTATGACGCTAAACGTTTGCCGCCAAAATTACTGGAACAGCTATTTGGTGATGACGATCGGATTGCCGAGCAAGCGTTGACTGAAATTCTGCCAATTATCTCTCCGCCAGAATCTAATTAA
- a CDS encoding YtxH domain-containing protein — translation MGKDKKSNDQEIPEYQGMPPYGPYGYPYYPPYPQQQGQPMPQQMMWPPHPPMWHPMCGQPPMGYPMPPQYQQFPPQFQQPAPQQMAPGFDWSGQAQGMVEGLMGEQAGLFKNIISTIGVDDKEFWKGAMIGAAAALILGNESVRNTLLQTFANAGDMLKSGGSKVKEKAETTAESVKESVMTSGAIFRDTVQAGKEGFQESVERHREQEKADE, via the coding sequence ATGGGAAAAGACAAAAAGAGTAACGATCAGGAGATCCCTGAATATCAAGGGATGCCACCCTACGGACCTTACGGTTATCCTTATTATCCTCCCTATCCTCAGCAGCAGGGGCAACCAATGCCTCAGCAGATGATGTGGCCTCCTCATCCCCCAATGTGGCATCCAATGTGCGGTCAGCCACCAATGGGCTATCCCATGCCGCCACAATACCAACAGTTTCCACCTCAGTTCCAACAGCCAGCCCCGCAGCAAATGGCCCCCGGTTTTGACTGGAGTGGACAGGCGCAAGGTATGGTTGAAGGCTTGATGGGAGAGCAAGCAGGATTATTCAAAAATATCATTAGTACCATTGGTGTTGATGATAAAGAGTTTTGGAAAGGTGCCATGATTGGTGCTGCCGCAGCGCTGATTTTAGGTAATGAAAGCGTACGTAATACGCTGCTGCAAACTTTTGCTAATGCTGGCGACATGCTGAAAAGCGGCGGTAGTAAAGTGAAAGAGAAGGCGGAAACCACCGCTGAAAGCGTGAAAGAGAGCGTAATGACCAGCGGTGCTATTTTCCGTGATACGGTTCAGGCTGGCAAAGAAGGCTTTCAGGAGTCGGTAGAACGCCATCGTGAGCAGGAGAAAGCGGATGAGTAA